Proteins encoded within one genomic window of Eleutherodactylus coqui strain aEleCoq1 chromosome 1, aEleCoq1.hap1, whole genome shotgun sequence:
- the LOC136576353 gene encoding DNA-directed RNA polymerase II subunit RPB11-a: protein MNAPPAFESFLLFEGEKKITITADTKVPNACLFTINKEDHTIGNIIKSQLLKDPQVLFAGYKVPHPLEHKIIIRVQTTPEYSPQEAFTNAITDLISELSLLEERFRVAIKDKQEGIE, encoded by the exons ATGAACGCACCTCCGGCGTTTGAGTCCTTCTTACTATTCGAGGGCGAAAAAAA AATAACGATCACCGCGGACACTAAAGTGCCGAACGCCTGCCTGTTCACCATCAACAAGGAGGATCATACTATCGGGAATATCATTAAGTC GCAGCTGTTGAAGGACCCCCAGGTGCTGTTTGCTGGGTACAAAGTACCACATCCCCTGGAACATAAAATTATTATCAGAGTGCAGACGACCCCCGAGTACAGCCCGCAGGAGGCCTTCACCAATGCCATCACTGACTTGATTAGTGAGCTATCCCTGTTGGAAGAAAGATTCCGA